TTTCAGACAGCGGATCGGTTTGTCCATTTTGTAAGAGCGCAGGAAAGGTCGCTCAAAATGTATGCGAAAGAGAGCCTCCGCAAAATCATTATTAGATCCGGAGCCTTACGATTCTTCACGCGGCTGGCCGGAACAGATTTTCATAAAAAGCTGGTTTTGTGGCAATTGAAAGGTATGTCCAATTCGCATTTAGACCGGCTTGCGGAGTGTTACTACCGGACGGAAATAAAGCCGGCGCTGATTAAAGAGTCAATGGAGACTCTCTTCCTGTTGATGGCGCAAGGGTATAAAATATTTCTCATAAGTGCCGGATATGATGCGTATCTCAAATATTTCGCTCGGGAATATCAAATTGACAAACTGATCTGCACCGAAATTTCCTTCAAAAACGGGAAGTGCCAAGGGACGTTCGTTGGTGAGGACTGCTATGGACAGCGCAAGCTCGTCCAGCTTAAGGAACATCTTAATAAAGCAGGCGTTTCCTTTGAAGAAACAATTTCATTTTCAGACTGCATCAGTGATTTGCCGTTGCTGCAGTGGAGTAAAACCGGAGTCGTTGTCCGCAAGGAAGGG
The sequence above is a segment of the Kiritimatiellaceae bacterium genome. Coding sequences within it:
- a CDS encoding HAD-IB family hydrolase; this translates as MTSDKPTNKLALFDFCDTLVSFQTADRFVHFVRAQERSLKMYAKESLRKIIIRSGALRFFTRLAGTDFHKKLVLWQLKGMSNSHLDRLAECYYRTEIKPALIKESMETLFLLMAQGYKIFLISAGYDAYLKYFAREYQIDKLICTEISFKNGKCQGTFVGEDCYGQRKLVQLKEHLNKAGVSFEETISFSDCISDLPLLQWSKTGVVVRKEG